A DNA window from Streptomyces bacillaris contains the following coding sequences:
- the helR gene encoding RNA polymerase recycling motor ATPase HelR, which translates to MLSSAFRLPDHLSPKAGPTLIAADEEHFAAVARTLEESVAELTARLDAERRAPGGTGRQAMDRDAEIHRLTARLRTLRRFGLDICLGRMVPEDGSAPVYVGRLGLTDSTGHRLLVDWRSPAAEPFFGATHARPMGLASRRRYRWTDGRISDYWDEVFAPDAFVGHAALDDQSAFIASLGANRSERMRDVLGTIQADQDAIIRAGSRGTLVVDGGPGTGKTVVALHRSAYLLYADPRLAHRRGGVLFVGPSRPYLGYVADVLPSLGEEGVQTCVLRDLVPEGATAGAETDPEVARLKASAELVRAVETAVRFYEEPPTEPLTVPTPWCDLRLTAADWAVAFGTPGPGAVHNEARDQVWEELLTLLMEKYDGDEAAPELVRKALGQDRELLAAFDRAWPLLDPADLVGDLWSVPAYLRLCAPWLSRDEVRLLQRAEARAWTVSDLPVLDAARQRLGDPEASRRRRRREAAAAAERAGMDQVIDALLADETLADADADSEGALVMLHGQDLRNSLADPEASTDAAPDRSAGPFAHIVVDEAQELTDAEWQMLLVRCPSRSFTVVGDRAQARHGFTETWRERLERVGLDRVALASLTVNYRTPEEVMAEAEPVIRAVLPDANVPVSVRSGGLPVVRGRVADLEPVLDGWLAAHAEGTACVIGAPRFRGRPRVRSLTPELSKGLEFDLVVLVEPEAFGAGVAGAVDRYVAMTRATQELVVLTG; encoded by the coding sequence ATGCTCTCCAGCGCCTTCCGCCTCCCCGACCATCTCTCCCCCAAGGCCGGCCCCACCCTGATCGCCGCCGACGAGGAGCACTTCGCGGCCGTCGCCCGGACCCTGGAGGAGTCCGTCGCCGAGCTGACCGCCCGTCTCGACGCCGAACGCCGGGCGCCCGGCGGCACGGGCCGGCAGGCGATGGACCGGGACGCCGAGATTCACCGGCTCACGGCCCGGCTGCGCACCCTGCGCCGCTTCGGGCTCGACATCTGCCTCGGCCGCATGGTCCCGGAGGACGGTTCCGCGCCCGTCTACGTCGGCCGGCTCGGCCTCACCGACAGCACGGGCCACCGGCTGCTGGTCGACTGGCGCTCCCCCGCCGCCGAGCCGTTCTTCGGCGCCACCCACGCCCGGCCGATGGGCCTGGCGAGCCGCCGCCGCTACCGCTGGACGGACGGCCGGATCAGCGACTACTGGGACGAGGTGTTCGCCCCGGACGCCTTCGTCGGACATGCGGCGCTCGACGACCAGTCGGCGTTCATCGCGAGCCTCGGCGCCAACCGCTCGGAGCGGATGCGGGACGTGCTCGGCACCATCCAGGCCGACCAGGACGCCATCATCCGGGCGGGTTCCCGGGGCACGCTCGTCGTGGACGGCGGACCGGGTACGGGGAAGACGGTCGTCGCCCTGCACCGCTCCGCGTACCTCCTGTACGCCGACCCGCGCCTCGCCCACCGCCGGGGCGGCGTCCTGTTCGTCGGCCCGTCCCGGCCCTATCTCGGGTACGTCGCGGATGTGCTGCCGAGCCTCGGGGAGGAGGGCGTGCAGACCTGCGTCCTGCGGGACCTCGTCCCCGAGGGGGCCACGGCGGGGGCCGAGACCGACCCCGAGGTGGCCCGGCTGAAGGCGTCGGCGGAGTTGGTGCGGGCCGTCGAGACCGCCGTGCGGTTCTACGAGGAGCCGCCCACCGAGCCGCTGACCGTCCCGACCCCCTGGTGCGATCTCCGGCTGACCGCCGCCGACTGGGCGGTGGCGTTCGGGACGCCCGGGCCCGGGGCCGTGCACAACGAGGCGCGCGACCAGGTGTGGGAGGAGCTGCTCACGCTCCTCATGGAGAAGTACGACGGTGACGAGGCCGCGCCCGAGCTGGTCCGGAAGGCGCTGGGGCAGGACCGGGAGCTGCTCGCGGCCTTCGACCGGGCGTGGCCGCTGCTGGATCCGGCCGATCTCGTCGGTGACCTCTGGTCGGTCCCCGCGTATCTGCGGCTGTGCGCGCCCTGGCTGAGCCGCGACGAGGTCCGGCTGTTGCAGCGCGCGGAGGCGCGGGCGTGGACGGTCTCCGATCTGCCCGTCCTGGACGCGGCGCGGCAGCGGCTCGGTGATCCGGAGGCGTCGCGGCGCAGACGCCGCCGGGAGGCGGCCGCGGCGGCCGAGCGTGCGGGCATGGACCAGGTCATCGACGCGCTGCTGGCGGACGAGACCCTGGCCGACGCGGACGCCGACAGCGAGGGGGCTCTGGTCATGCTGCACGGCCAGGACCTGCGAAACTCCCTCGCCGATCCGGAGGCGTCCACGGACGCGGCGCCGGACCGGTCGGCGGGCCCGTTCGCGCACATCGTGGTGGACGAGGCGCAGGAGCTGACCGACGCCGAGTGGCAGATGCTGCTGGTGCGCTGCCCGTCGCGGAGCTTCACCGTCGTCGGGGACCGCGCCCAGGCCCGGCACGGGTTCACCGAAACCTGGCGGGAGCGGCTGGAGCGGGTCGGGCTCGACCGGGTGGCCCTCGCGTCCCTCACCGTCAACTACCGGACGCCGGAGGAGGTCATGGCGGAGGCCGAGCCGGTGATCCGGGCGGTGCTCCCGGACGCCAATGTGCCGGTCTCGGTCCGGTCGGGCGGTCTGCCCGTCGTACGGGGCCGGGTGGCGGACCTGGAACCGGTCCTGGACGGCTGGCTGGCCGCGCACGCGGAGGGGACCGCCTGCGTGATCGGCGCGCCCCGGTTCCGGGGGCGGCCGCGGGTGCGGTCGCTGACCCCGGAGCTGTCGAAGGGGCTGGAGTTCGACCTGGTGGTGCTGGTGGAGCCGGAGGCGTTCGGGGCGGGTGTGGCGGGGGCGGTGGACCGGTATGTGGCGATGACGCGGGCGACCCAGGAGCTCGTCGTCCTGACGGGCTGA
- a CDS encoding glycerophosphodiester phosphodiesterase has protein sequence MTERVTGTPGRRTLLGAAVLGTAALGLTGTAAQAAERGRGGSGSGHGSLRDLPVPTVIGHRGASGYRPEHTLGSYQLALDLGAHIVEQDLVPTKDGHLVCRHENDITGTTDVADHPEFAGRRTTKTIDGVSYTGWFTEDFTLAELKTLRATERIPGNRPDNTLYDGRWTVPTFEEVLRWADKEGRKRGKPVWLYVETKHPTYFRSLGLGLEEPLARLLRRYGRDRRTSPLILQSFEPGSIQRLARLVDTPRVVLLSGPTSRPWDFVESGDPRTVADLIKPAGLEWIATYAQGIGPTLDLIIPKDASGRLTRPTTLVKDAHARGLRLHPYTLRNENSFLPADFRRGSDPNTYGDVFGAYAAYFATGIDGIFTDHPDTALLAAADFNGR, from the coding sequence ATGACGGAGCGTGTGACCGGTACCCCCGGCCGGCGGACCCTTCTGGGCGCCGCCGTCCTCGGCACAGCGGCCCTCGGCCTGACCGGCACCGCCGCCCAGGCCGCCGAGCGGGGACGCGGCGGCTCCGGGAGCGGCCACGGCTCGCTGCGCGACCTGCCCGTGCCGACCGTGATCGGCCACCGCGGGGCCAGCGGCTACCGCCCCGAGCACACCCTCGGCTCCTACCAGCTCGCGCTGGACCTGGGCGCGCACATCGTCGAGCAGGATCTCGTCCCCACCAAGGACGGCCACCTCGTCTGCCGCCACGAGAACGACATCACCGGCACCACGGATGTCGCCGACCACCCCGAGTTCGCCGGCCGCAGGACCACCAAGACCATCGACGGCGTCTCCTACACCGGCTGGTTCACCGAGGACTTCACCCTCGCCGAGCTGAAGACCCTGCGGGCCACGGAGCGCATCCCCGGCAACCGCCCGGACAACACCCTCTACGACGGCCGCTGGACGGTCCCCACCTTCGAGGAGGTCCTGCGCTGGGCCGACAAGGAGGGCCGCAAGCGAGGGAAGCCCGTCTGGCTGTACGTCGAGACCAAGCACCCCACGTACTTCCGGAGCCTGGGCCTCGGCCTGGAGGAGCCCCTCGCCCGGCTGCTGCGCCGCTACGGCCGGGACCGCCGCACCTCGCCGCTCATCCTCCAGTCCTTCGAGCCCGGCTCCATCCAGCGCCTCGCCCGCCTGGTCGACACCCCGCGCGTCGTCCTGCTCTCCGGGCCCACCAGCCGCCCCTGGGACTTCGTCGAGTCGGGCGACCCGCGCACGGTGGCCGACCTGATCAAGCCCGCCGGGCTGGAGTGGATCGCCACCTACGCCCAGGGCATCGGCCCCACGCTCGACCTGATCATCCCCAAGGACGCCTCGGGCCGGCTCACCCGCCCGACCACGCTGGTCAAGGACGCGCACGCCCGGGGCCTGCGCCTCCACCCGTACACCCTGCGCAACGAGAACAGCTTCCTGCCCGCCGACTTCCGGCGCGGCAGCGACCCCAACACCTACGGTGACGTCTTCGGCGCCTACGCCGCGTACTTCGCCACCGGCATCGACGGCATCTTCACCGACCACCCGGACACCGCCCTGCTCGCGGCGGCGGACTTCAACGGCCGCTGA
- a CDS encoding lysophospholipid acyltransferase family protein: protein MSRLTVFKAVLGPILRLMFRPQVEGVENIPGTGPVILAGNHLTFIDSMVMPVCVDRPVFYIGKDEYVTGKGFKGRLMAWFFTGAGMIPVDRDGGRGGVAALMTGRRVLEEGQAFAIYPEGTRSPDGRLYRGRTGIARLTLMTGAPVVPFAMIGTDKLQPGGAGLPRPGKVTVRFGEPMEFSRYEGMDRDRYVLRAVTDSVMSEVMRLSGQEYVDMYATKAKAA from the coding sequence TTGTCCCGTCTCACGGTCTTCAAGGCAGTGCTCGGACCGATCCTGCGCCTGATGTTCCGCCCCCAGGTGGAGGGCGTGGAGAACATCCCCGGGACCGGGCCGGTGATCCTCGCGGGCAACCACCTCACCTTCATCGACTCGATGGTCATGCCGGTCTGCGTCGACCGGCCGGTGTTCTACATCGGCAAGGACGAGTACGTGACCGGCAAGGGCTTCAAGGGCCGGCTGATGGCCTGGTTCTTCACCGGCGCCGGGATGATCCCGGTGGACCGGGACGGCGGCCGGGGCGGGGTCGCGGCGCTGATGACCGGGCGCCGGGTGCTGGAGGAGGGCCAGGCCTTCGCGATCTACCCGGAGGGCACCCGCTCCCCCGACGGCCGGCTCTACCGGGGCCGTACGGGCATCGCGCGGCTGACCCTGATGACGGGCGCCCCGGTGGTCCCGTTCGCCATGATCGGCACCGACAAGCTCCAGCCGGGCGGCGCGGGGCTGCCCCGGCCGGGCAAGGTCACGGTGCGCTTCGGCGAGCCGATGGAGTTCTCCCGGTACGAGGGCATGGACCGCGACCGCTATGTGCTGCGGGCGGTGACCGACTCGGTGATGTCCGAGGTGATGCGGCTCTCCGGCCAGGAGTACGTGGACATGTACGCGACGAAGGCCAAGGCGGCCTGA
- a CDS encoding aldo/keto reductase codes for MPFTALATATTPTAHIGLGLAAVGRPGYINLHRDEDFPDGRDVEALRARTHELLDAAYAQGVRYVDTARSYGRAEEFLGEWLDARPSFTDLVVGSKWGYTYTGDWRTDAGTHEVKDHSLATFERQRAETRELLGDRLDLYQIHSLTPDSPALADKELHERLAALAAEGVAIGFSTSGPAQADAIRAALALTVDGNPLFRTVQATYNALETSAAPALAEAHDAGLTVIVKEGMANGRLAGDEAPAVFQEIAADAGVGGDAVALALVLHQPWAGVVLSGAATATQLAGNLHAPVVGLDEEQRARLDALVEEPESYWRHRAALPWH; via the coding sequence ATGCCCTTCACCGCCCTGGCCACCGCGACGACCCCGACCGCCCACATCGGACTGGGACTCGCAGCCGTCGGGAGGCCCGGATACATCAACCTCCACCGCGACGAGGACTTCCCCGACGGCCGGGACGTGGAGGCCCTGCGCGCCCGTACGCACGAACTGCTGGACGCGGCGTACGCGCAGGGCGTCCGGTACGTCGACACGGCCCGCTCCTACGGCCGCGCCGAGGAGTTCCTGGGTGAGTGGCTGGACGCCCGCCCCTCCTTCACCGACCTCGTCGTCGGCTCCAAATGGGGATACACCTACACCGGCGACTGGCGCACCGACGCCGGGACCCACGAGGTCAAGGACCACAGCCTCGCCACCTTCGAGCGCCAGCGCGCCGAGACCCGCGAACTCCTGGGCGACCGCCTCGACCTCTACCAGATCCACTCGCTGACCCCCGACAGCCCGGCCCTCGCGGACAAGGAACTCCACGAGCGCCTGGCCGCCCTCGCCGCCGAAGGGGTCGCCATCGGCTTCTCCACCAGCGGCCCCGCCCAGGCCGACGCCATCCGGGCCGCCCTCGCGCTCACGGTCGACGGCAACCCCCTCTTCCGTACCGTCCAGGCCACCTACAACGCCCTGGAGACCTCCGCCGCGCCCGCCCTGGCCGAGGCCCATGACGCCGGGCTCACCGTGATCGTCAAGGAGGGCATGGCCAACGGGCGGCTCGCCGGGGACGAGGCGCCCGCCGTGTTCCAGGAGATCGCCGCCGACGCGGGGGTGGGCGGCGACGCGGTGGCCCTGGCGCTCGTCCTGCACCAGCCCTGGGCCGGGGTCGTCCTCTCCGGCGCCGCCACCGCCACCCAGCTCGCCGGGAACCTGCACGCCCCCGTCGTCGGCCTGGACGAGGAGCAGCGGGCCCGGCTGGACGCCCTGGTGGAGGAGCCGGAGTCGTACTGGCGCCACCGCGCCGCCCTGCCCTGGCACTGA
- a CDS encoding TetR/AcrR family transcriptional regulator — translation MTLDREQVLRSAAALLSHKSTATMDEVAKAAGIGRATLHRHFAGRDALVKALENLGLREFEAALDTARLDEGTSEEGLRRLIAAVEPSAGLLSFLVNENQLFEGDQVNEGWDRADARVSAFFRRGQERGEFRIDLTPAWLTEALYGLVGTGAWSVKAGRVAAQDFQYMIVELLLGGARRSVEQ, via the coding sequence ATGACTCTCGACCGTGAGCAGGTGCTGCGCAGCGCCGCCGCCCTGCTGTCCCACAAATCGACCGCCACCATGGACGAGGTCGCCAAAGCAGCCGGTATCGGCCGCGCCACCCTCCACCGCCACTTCGCCGGGCGCGACGCGCTGGTCAAGGCGCTGGAGAACCTGGGCCTCCGGGAGTTCGAGGCGGCCCTCGACACCGCCCGGCTCGACGAGGGCACCTCCGAGGAGGGGCTCCGCCGTCTCATCGCGGCCGTCGAGCCCAGCGCCGGGCTGCTCTCGTTCCTCGTCAACGAGAACCAGCTCTTCGAGGGCGACCAGGTCAACGAGGGCTGGGACCGGGCCGATGCCCGGGTCTCCGCCTTCTTCCGCCGGGGCCAGGAGCGCGGTGAGTTCCGTATCGACCTCACCCCCGCCTGGCTGACCGAGGCCCTCTACGGGCTCGTCGGCACCGGCGCCTGGTCCGTCAAGGCGGGCCGGGTCGCCGCACAGGATTTCCAGTACATGATCGTCGAGCTGCTGCTCGGCGGAGCACGCCGGAGCGTGGAGCAGTGA
- a CDS encoding MFS transporter: MTSIDQHPKTVDDVRRPGRWIALAVLVLAVLLVAVDATVLGLATPFLSEDLAPTGNQLLWIGDVYSFVIAGLLVSMGSLGDRIGRKKLLLIGAVAFGAVSVLNAYATTPEMMIVARALLGVAGATLMPSTLALIRNLFHDPRERSLAIGIWGAMASAGAAVGPVVGGFLLEHFWWGSVFLINLPVMAVLVVVGVKLIPESKNPAPGPWDMLSVGLSLVGMIGVVYAIKETASHGLSWGPAVAAVVGVLGITWFVRRQLRLPAPLLDMRLFQHRGFSGAVLADLLTILGLSGLVFFLSQFLQLVQGRGPLEAGLAELPAAIGAVTAGLLAGFAARRFSVRSVVAGGLGAVGLALGTVTLLDQHTGYPLLGSMLLIVGVGAGFSFTVTADVILSSVPKEQAGSASAVSETAYELGAALGIALLGSIVTGVYRGFPTPAGIPAEVESAAHESLGGAVEAATALPAAQAGPLISAAQEAFVEGMRSAAGVGSAVLLAAAVAAWFLLRGQKLEDGIEHP; encoded by the coding sequence GTGACCAGCATCGACCAGCACCCGAAGACCGTGGACGACGTGCGCCGCCCGGGGCGGTGGATCGCGCTCGCCGTGCTCGTCCTCGCCGTGCTGCTGGTGGCCGTCGACGCCACCGTCCTCGGCCTCGCCACCCCCTTCCTCAGCGAGGACCTCGCCCCCACCGGCAACCAGCTGCTCTGGATCGGTGACGTCTACTCCTTCGTCATCGCCGGTCTGCTCGTCTCGATGGGCTCCCTCGGTGACCGCATCGGCCGCAAGAAGCTGCTGCTGATCGGTGCCGTGGCGTTCGGCGCGGTCTCCGTGCTCAACGCGTACGCCACCACGCCCGAGATGATGATCGTGGCGCGGGCGCTGCTCGGTGTCGCGGGCGCCACCCTGATGCCGTCCACCCTCGCCCTGATCCGCAACCTCTTCCACGACCCGCGCGAGCGCAGCCTCGCCATCGGCATCTGGGGGGCCATGGCCTCGGCGGGCGCGGCGGTCGGCCCGGTCGTCGGCGGGTTCCTGCTCGAACACTTCTGGTGGGGCTCGGTCTTCCTGATCAACCTGCCCGTGATGGCGGTGCTCGTCGTCGTCGGCGTCAAGCTGATCCCGGAGTCGAAGAACCCGGCCCCGGGCCCGTGGGACATGCTCAGCGTCGGCCTCTCCCTGGTCGGCATGATCGGCGTCGTGTACGCGATCAAGGAGACGGCCTCGCACGGGCTGAGCTGGGGTCCGGCCGTGGCCGCCGTGGTCGGTGTCCTCGGGATCACCTGGTTCGTCCGCCGGCAGCTCCGGCTGCCCGCGCCCCTGCTGGACATGCGGCTCTTCCAGCACCGGGGCTTCTCCGGCGCGGTCCTCGCCGACCTGCTGACCATCCTCGGTCTCTCGGGTCTGGTCTTCTTCCTCTCCCAGTTCCTCCAACTGGTCCAGGGCCGGGGGCCGCTGGAGGCGGGGCTGGCCGAACTGCCCGCCGCCATCGGTGCGGTGACCGCCGGTCTGCTGGCCGGGTTCGCCGCCCGCCGGTTCTCGGTGCGCTCGGTCGTGGCGGGCGGGCTCGGCGCGGTCGGGCTGGCGCTGGGCACGGTGACCCTGCTCGACCAGCACACCGGCTACCCGCTGCTCGGCTCCATGCTGCTGATCGTCGGCGTCGGCGCCGGGTTCTCCTTCACCGTCACCGCCGACGTGATCCTCTCCAGCGTCCCGAAGGAGCAGGCCGGTTCCGCCTCCGCCGTGTCGGAGACGGCGTACGAGCTGGGCGCCGCCCTCGGTATCGCCCTGCTGGGCTCCATCGTCACCGGCGTCTACCGGGGCTTCCCGACCCCGGCGGGCATCCCCGCCGAGGTGGAGTCGGCCGCCCACGAGTCGCTCGGCGGAGCCGTGGAGGCGGCCACCGCCCTGCCCGCCGCCCAGGCCGGCCCGCTGATCTCGGCGGCCCAGGAGGCGTTCGTCGAGGGGATGCGGTCCGCCGCCGGGGTCGGTTCGGCGGTGCTCCTCGCGGCGGCCGTCGCCGCCTGGTTCCTGCTGCGGGGCCAGAAGCTGGAGGACGGGATCGAGCACCCGTAG